One genomic window of Candidatus Nitrospira inopinata includes the following:
- a CDS encoding DUF503 domain-containing protein encodes MVVGLCTVELFLAESRSLKDKRQVLHSLKDRLRGTFNVSVAEVDGQDLWQKAVLAVACVSNESGHVNSVLEQALNVIKGVPVVEVVRAQFEVL; translated from the coding sequence ATGGTGGTGGGGCTTTGCACTGTTGAACTTTTTCTGGCCGAAAGCCGGTCGCTTAAGGATAAGCGGCAGGTGTTGCATAGTCTCAAGGATCGGCTGCGCGGAACGTTCAATGTCTCCGTCGCCGAAGTGGACGGTCAGGATCTCTGGCAAAAGGCGGTCTTGGCCGTGGCCTGCGTGTCGAATGAAAGCGGCCACGTGAACAGCGTGCTGGAGCAGGCGTTGAACGTCATCAAGGGCGTGCCCGTCGTCGAAGTTGTTCGCGCGCAGTTTGAAGTCCTCTAA
- a CDS encoding bifunctional ADP-dependent NAD(P)H-hydrate dehydratase/NAD(P)H-hydrate epimerase: MLKIVTGAQMQELDRRTIAEAGIPARVLMERAGLGVATAVLERFGPIKDKRVTVLCGKGNNGGDGFVAAGLLHREGAKVHVVMITPLSDLSPEASFMYRRFVRLAGKSSVHLFTSREQLAALLQESDILIDALLGTGLTSEISGRYADVIDCINDAGRPVVAVDLPSGLHADTGRTLGRAVRASITVSFGLPKLGLFHNDGIDLAGSVKIVDIGFPSALVDSINSRVALITPAFVRTALPPRKASSHKGSFGHAGIIAGSVGKTGAAAMAATAALRVGAGLVTVAVPSSVNDILEAKLLEAMTAPMPETKARTFSRAAFDRLSAFIAARTAVAIGPGLSTHPETVELVQALIGQLDRPAVLDADALNALAGRASTLTTCKVPPVLTPHPGEMARLDAHATAQTVNADRLGTAVGFACARGVFVVLKGARTVIARPDGTAAICPTGNAGMATAGTGDVLTGMLVGLLAQGVPPWEAACAATYLHGWAGDLVAAEKGQAGLISRDLIDKIPAAVKMAYEA; this comes from the coding sequence ATGCTCAAGATCGTTACCGGCGCGCAAATGCAAGAACTGGATCGGCGTACGATCGCCGAAGCCGGCATTCCGGCAAGGGTGCTCATGGAGCGAGCCGGCCTCGGAGTCGCAACCGCCGTGCTGGAGAGGTTCGGGCCGATAAAAGACAAACGAGTCACGGTCCTGTGCGGCAAAGGAAACAACGGCGGCGACGGGTTCGTCGCCGCCGGGCTCCTGCACCGTGAAGGCGCGAAGGTCCATGTGGTGATGATAACCCCGCTCTCCGATTTAAGCCCGGAGGCCTCGTTCATGTATCGGCGCTTTGTGCGGCTGGCCGGGAAATCCAGCGTCCATCTTTTTACCTCACGAGAGCAACTCGCCGCTCTTTTGCAAGAGAGCGATATTTTGATCGACGCGCTTCTTGGCACAGGCCTGACTTCGGAAATTTCCGGCCGATATGCCGACGTCATTGATTGCATCAATGACGCAGGTCGCCCCGTGGTGGCCGTCGATCTCCCATCCGGTCTCCATGCCGATACCGGCCGGACGCTGGGCCGGGCCGTGCGAGCTTCGATCACGGTGTCGTTTGGTTTGCCGAAATTGGGCCTTTTCCACAATGACGGCATCGACCTTGCCGGATCGGTCAAGATCGTGGATATCGGTTTCCCCTCCGCTTTGGTCGATTCCATCAACAGCCGCGTCGCGTTGATCACACCGGCTTTCGTGCGGACAGCCCTGCCGCCGCGCAAGGCTTCGAGCCATAAGGGAAGCTTCGGCCATGCCGGGATCATCGCCGGGTCCGTCGGAAAAACAGGAGCGGCGGCGATGGCGGCGACGGCGGCCCTTCGGGTCGGAGCCGGTCTTGTGACCGTCGCCGTTCCCTCCAGTGTGAACGACATTCTTGAGGCGAAATTGCTGGAAGCCATGACGGCGCCGATGCCTGAAACGAAAGCTCGAACGTTCTCTCGCGCCGCCTTTGATCGTTTGTCCGCATTTATCGCGGCAAGAACGGCGGTGGCCATCGGACCCGGATTATCGACCCATCCGGAAACGGTGGAGCTCGTTCAAGCCTTGATCGGACAACTGGATCGCCCTGCCGTCCTTGACGCAGATGCCTTGAACGCGCTTGCGGGCCGCGCATCAACGCTGACCACGTGCAAGGTCCCCCCCGTCCTGACGCCTCATCCCGGAGAAATGGCTCGCTTGGACGCCCATGCCACCGCCCAGACCGTGAACGCCGATCGACTTGGAACGGCGGTCGGTTTCGCCTGTGCGCGAGGGGTGTTCGTCGTCCTCAAGGGAGCTCGCACCGTCATAGCCAGACCGGATGGAACCGCCGCCATTTGTCCCACCGGGAATGCGGGTATGGCGACGGCGGGAACCGGCGACGTGCTCACGGGCATGTTGGTCGGTCTTTTGGCGCAAGGCGTCCCCCCGTGGGAGGCCGCTTGCGCCGCTACGTATCTGCACGGATGGGCCGGAGATCTGGTGGCCGCTGAGAAAGGACAAGCGGGACTGATCTCTCGAGATTTGATCGATAAGATTCCTGCGGCTGTCAAAATGGCTTATGAGGCGTAA
- the truB gene encoding tRNA pseudouridine(55) synthase TruB, translating into MVASIHSGRQTADLDGILIANKEAGWTSHDVVAKVRGLLGGVKVGHAGTLDPAATGVLPVLIGRATRVAEYVVGWDKEYRAVLRLGESTDTEDATGRVIARSDVVAVSETAVREVVAGFRGPQRQVPPMYSAVKVGGRPLYKAARAGKTIERPERTIVVHALDVLAVDGRDVTLRVVCSKGTYVRTLCADIGRALGVGGHLLALERLRVGPWSIAQAATMRQIIADAEGGTIRERLLTIGQALARLPSIVVTDEQVRIVLHGGAIVQTGPWPSSVGHPIAIRLEDKGGRLLGIGVPDARAPGLIKAHKVLAEIEAAN; encoded by the coding sequence ATGGTCGCCTCGATACATAGCGGTCGGCAAACCGCCGACCTGGACGGTATCCTCATTGCGAACAAAGAGGCGGGGTGGACGTCTCATGACGTCGTCGCCAAAGTGCGAGGGCTGTTGGGGGGCGTCAAGGTCGGTCATGCGGGAACGCTGGATCCGGCCGCCACGGGCGTTCTGCCGGTGCTGATAGGGCGCGCCACCAGAGTTGCCGAATATGTCGTTGGTTGGGACAAGGAATATCGGGCGGTTCTCCGGCTGGGGGAATCCACCGATACCGAGGACGCAACCGGCCGGGTCATCGCCCGAAGCGACGTCGTTGCAGTGAGCGAAACGGCCGTTCGCGAGGTGGTCGCCGGTTTTCGCGGTCCGCAGCGTCAAGTGCCGCCGATGTATTCGGCGGTCAAAGTCGGAGGGCGACCGCTCTACAAAGCCGCACGGGCCGGCAAGACGATAGAACGGCCTGAACGGACAATCGTCGTTCATGCGTTGGACGTTCTCGCCGTCGACGGTCGGGATGTCACGCTGCGCGTCGTCTGCTCGAAGGGAACCTATGTCCGCACGCTCTGTGCCGACATCGGGCGCGCGCTGGGCGTCGGCGGGCACCTCCTCGCGCTTGAGCGGCTTCGCGTCGGGCCGTGGTCCATTGCGCAAGCGGCGACGATGCGGCAGATCATTGCCGATGCGGAGGGGGGAACGATCCGTGAGCGGCTATTGACGATCGGTCAGGCGTTGGCGCGCCTGCCTTCGATCGTCGTGACCGATGAGCAGGTTCGGATCGTGTTGCACGGTGGTGCCATCGTTCAGACGGGACCGTGGCCGTCTTCCGTCGGTCATCCGATTGCAATCAGATTGGAGGATAAGGGCGGGCGGTTGTTGGGGATCGGTGTTCCCGACGCGCGCGCGCCCGGGCTGATCAAGGCTCACAAGGTGTTGGCGGAAATCGAAGCGGCGAATTGA
- the rbfA gene encoding 30S ribosome-binding factor RbfA yields MSKTAYKRAERVADQIRIEVADILMRKIKDPRVRFVTVTGVEMTADLRIAHVFVTTMETGEAEEAIFAGLSNASGFVRSELGRRLTLRYLPEVIFRKDVSGTRGDRILQLLDALHEGQARNAEPTSSPVPDVATPES; encoded by the coding sequence ATGTCCAAAACGGCCTACAAGCGGGCGGAGCGGGTGGCGGATCAAATTCGGATCGAAGTGGCCGATATTCTGATGCGGAAAATCAAGGATCCGCGGGTCCGGTTCGTGACGGTGACCGGCGTCGAAATGACCGCGGACCTGCGCATCGCCCATGTCTTCGTGACGACGATGGAAACGGGAGAAGCCGAAGAAGCAATCTTTGCCGGGTTGTCGAACGCGAGCGGGTTCGTCAGGTCCGAATTGGGCAGGCGTCTGACGTTGCGGTATCTTCCCGAAGTGATTTTCAGGAAAGATGTCAGCGGGACACGAGGCGATCGCATCTTGCAACTGCTGGACGCTTTGCATGAAGGTCAAGCAAGAAACGCTGAGCCGACTTCCTCCCCGGTTCCTGATGTCGCGACGCCGGAATCCTAG
- a CDS encoding M16 family metallopeptidase: MLDNGIRLVTERIPTLKSVTVGMWVNAGSRDETPSEAGYSHFLEHMLFKGTETRSAIDISREIDALGGEMNAFTTRETTTFYVKVLDQHLPQALELLADLLYRSRLSPKEIEKEKQVVLEEIRMVQDDPEDLVQELHTGLVMGRHPLSRPVLGLESTIAGLRRDDLRRYLAMHYQPKDMVLAVAGNFDQNRLDRVIDRFFGNHRSPVSPDGANGRKRWPPEICGGVILKRKPLEQVHLCVGLKGVAAGHKDRYAVYALNTVLGGSVSSRLFQEVREKRGLAYSIYSFLSGYSDGGTITIYAGTRAREVERVLDVIRREIRKIAAHGIEGEELRRAKEQMKGSLMLSLESSHSRMNKLAKDELIAGQHTSLEQMLMDIDELSLPRVARVAQGLFDQKTLAITCLGPLSSRQAAVLRQ; this comes from the coding sequence GTGCTTGATAACGGAATTCGGCTGGTCACCGAACGGATCCCCACGCTCAAGTCCGTGACGGTCGGCATGTGGGTCAATGCCGGCTCCCGCGATGAAACCCCTTCGGAAGCCGGGTATTCCCACTTTCTTGAACACATGTTGTTCAAGGGAACGGAGACCCGCTCGGCCATCGACATCTCCCGAGAGATCGATGCGCTCGGAGGCGAAATGAACGCCTTCACCACCCGCGAGACGACGACGTTTTATGTCAAAGTGCTCGATCAGCATCTCCCTCAAGCCCTCGAACTGCTCGCGGACCTTTTATACCGATCCCGCCTCAGCCCCAAGGAAATCGAAAAGGAAAAGCAGGTCGTGCTTGAAGAAATTCGCATGGTGCAAGACGATCCGGAGGACTTGGTTCAGGAACTCCACACCGGGCTTGTGATGGGGCGTCATCCTCTCAGCCGACCGGTTCTTGGCCTGGAATCCACGATCGCCGGACTGCGACGGGACGATTTGCGCCGTTATCTCGCGATGCACTATCAGCCGAAAGACATGGTGCTCGCCGTCGCGGGAAATTTCGACCAAAACCGCCTGGACAGAGTGATTGATCGTTTCTTCGGGAACCACCGCTCTCCCGTCTCTCCCGATGGCGCCAACGGACGAAAACGCTGGCCGCCGGAGATTTGCGGCGGCGTGATTCTCAAGCGGAAACCGCTGGAGCAGGTGCATCTCTGCGTCGGGCTCAAAGGGGTTGCCGCCGGCCATAAAGATCGCTACGCGGTGTATGCGTTGAATACCGTGCTCGGCGGAAGCGTGAGCTCTCGTCTCTTCCAAGAAGTTCGCGAGAAACGAGGACTGGCTTACTCGATTTATTCGTTTTTATCCGGATACTCCGATGGGGGGACCATTACGATCTATGCCGGAACCAGAGCTCGGGAAGTGGAACGTGTGCTTGACGTGATCAGGCGGGAAATCAGGAAGATTGCGGCTCACGGCATTGAAGGAGAAGAGTTGAGGCGAGCGAAGGAACAAATGAAAGGCAGTTTAATGCTCAGCCTGGAAAGCTCACACAGCCGGATGAACAAGCTCGCCAAAGACGAGCTGATCGCCGGCCAACATACGAGTCTCGAACAAATGCTGATGGATATTGACGAACTCTCTCTGCCGCGCGTGGCTCGTGTCGCCCAAGGTCTCTTTGATCAGAAGACCCTGGCCATCACGTGTTTGGGACCGCTCTCGTCGCGTCAGGCGGCCGTACTCAGACAGTGA
- a CDS encoding LapA family protein translates to MALEPDATTGRIESHRPAVGRSSPPYQTIMGVEPTAIGVLNTPCRHPEKGGSAMIRVILVGILLLLSLAFFLQNQEQEVTLRYFFGLLEESTPVYKPILAGFVVGLLVAGILLFPPWIRGRIELRRKMRALQEAEVDLERLRQSFEKLSVRPASPSSLEHPQDHTDER, encoded by the coding sequence ATGGCACTGGAGCCTGACGCGACGACGGGCCGTATTGAAAGCCACCGGCCCGCGGTCGGCCGATCTTCTCCTCCGTATCAGACGATCATGGGCGTCGAGCCGACGGCGATCGGGGTCCTCAACACCCCGTGTCGCCATCCGGAGAAAGGCGGCTCCGCGATGATTCGCGTCATTCTTGTCGGAATTTTGCTGCTCCTCTCGCTGGCGTTCTTTCTCCAGAACCAGGAGCAGGAGGTGACGCTCCGGTATTTCTTCGGGCTGTTGGAGGAATCAACGCCGGTGTATAAGCCGATTTTGGCGGGTTTCGTCGTCGGTCTGCTGGTCGCCGGCATCTTGTTGTTTCCACCGTGGATCAGAGGGCGGATCGAGCTTCGACGGAAGATGCGCGCGCTTCAAGAAGCGGAGGTCGATCTGGAACGCCTCCGACAGTCGTTCGAAAAATTATCCGTTCGGCCGGCGAGTCCCTCTTCCCTTGAACATCCCCAGGATCACACCGATGAACGATGA
- the mutS gene encoding DNA mismatch repair protein MutS produces the protein MNDEDLSPLMRQYRAIKHRYPHAILFFRVGDFYEMFFEDAETASRLLSIALTSRDKQSPQPVPLCGVPHHAATGYIAKLLKAGKTVALCEQVEDPKMTKGLVRREVVRLYTPGTLVDTDLLAPNESNYLSALSFRPNTDRPTLIGLAALDASTGEFWVTEFHGPHAIPLASDELSRLEPREVLLPSGFAGEARMMWAERMKGARLCERHPSSFDRQASIRLLLDQFRVPSLDVFGCQDLTAGIEAAGAVLQYVRESQPGASSTHIRRIAVRRRKEFMHLDGSTIRNLELLRPMAPVQDGSRSMKADLISTLDRTSTAMGARLLREWIVRPLVDCDQIRARHEAVGELKDRWEERTAIRACLREVQDMARLGSRIALGYSTPRELLAVKKSLSVLPTLFALLDSFKSSLLAEIRKSSDDGKDLHDIIEQAIHPDAPLSTHDLNIIKDGYHPEIDEWRKARKEGRQWIADLEGKERSKTGIDSLKVRYNQVHGYYIEVTKSNLHRVPPDYIRKQTLVGAERFMTQELRALEERITTADVKLAALEQEVFGAVLSRLSAEAHRLEKIASQLALIDVIAGLAETAALHRYTKPLVDNSGGIAIREGRHPIVEQLRDDRSFVPNDTVLDLEDHRLHILTGPNMAGKSTYLRQVALIVLMAQLGSFVPATSAHIGVVDRIFTRVGASDNLSGGLSTFMVEMVETAHILNNATPRSLILLDEIGRGTSTYDGLSIAWAVAEYIHDRGKLGARTLFATHYHELAQLALQREGIKNYRVAVQERDGDVIFLHKIIEGGADRSYGIHVAKLAGLPDCVIERATAILSQLEEPEARLTQRDGGPSGSPLQPSPQPHSLAGSEKQMDLFAS, from the coding sequence ATGAACGATGAGGATTTGTCCCCCCTCATGCGCCAGTACAGAGCGATCAAGCACCGCTATCCCCACGCGATTCTGTTTTTCCGTGTCGGCGATTTCTACGAGATGTTTTTCGAGGATGCGGAAACGGCCTCGCGGCTTCTTTCCATCGCCTTGACATCCCGCGACAAACAGAGTCCTCAGCCGGTTCCACTCTGCGGGGTTCCCCACCATGCCGCGACCGGCTACATTGCCAAGCTGCTCAAGGCGGGGAAAACCGTTGCGCTCTGCGAGCAAGTCGAAGACCCCAAAATGACAAAGGGCCTTGTCCGTCGCGAGGTAGTCCGCCTGTATACGCCGGGGACCCTGGTTGATACGGACTTGCTTGCGCCCAACGAATCAAATTATCTCTCCGCGCTGTCATTCCGACCGAATACCGACCGGCCGACGCTCATTGGATTGGCGGCGCTTGATGCCTCAACGGGAGAATTTTGGGTCACGGAATTCCACGGCCCCCATGCAATTCCCTTGGCATCTGATGAGTTGTCGAGACTTGAACCTCGAGAGGTCTTGCTTCCGAGCGGCTTTGCCGGAGAGGCGAGGATGATGTGGGCCGAGAGGATGAAAGGAGCCCGCCTGTGCGAGCGACATCCGTCTTCTTTCGATCGACAAGCGAGCATCCGATTGTTGCTCGACCAATTTCGCGTTCCGTCGCTTGACGTATTCGGCTGTCAAGACCTCACTGCCGGCATAGAGGCGGCCGGGGCCGTCCTTCAGTATGTTCGAGAAAGTCAACCCGGCGCCTCCTCGACGCATATTCGCCGCATTGCCGTTCGGCGACGCAAAGAGTTCATGCATCTCGATGGTTCGACGATCCGCAATCTGGAACTTCTCAGACCGATGGCCCCTGTTCAAGACGGATCCCGCTCTATGAAGGCCGATTTGATTTCCACGCTCGACCGCACGTCGACGGCCATGGGCGCCCGTTTGCTGCGCGAGTGGATCGTCAGACCGCTGGTTGACTGCGACCAAATCCGGGCGAGGCACGAGGCCGTGGGGGAGCTCAAAGATCGATGGGAAGAACGAACGGCCATCCGCGCCTGCCTGCGGGAGGTGCAGGACATGGCTCGCCTCGGGAGCCGTATCGCGCTGGGCTACAGCACCCCGCGCGAGTTGCTGGCGGTGAAAAAATCGCTGAGCGTGTTGCCGACGTTGTTTGCTCTTCTCGATTCTTTCAAAAGCTCGTTGCTGGCCGAGATTCGAAAGTCTTCGGACGACGGGAAGGACCTTCACGATATCATTGAACAGGCCATTCATCCCGATGCTCCGCTCTCGACTCACGATTTGAACATCATCAAGGACGGTTACCACCCGGAAATCGACGAATGGCGAAAGGCGAGGAAGGAGGGGAGGCAATGGATCGCCGACCTTGAAGGCAAAGAGCGTAGCAAAACCGGGATCGATTCATTAAAAGTTCGTTACAACCAAGTACACGGCTATTACATCGAGGTGACAAAATCCAACCTTCATCGTGTGCCGCCCGATTATATTCGGAAACAGACCCTGGTCGGCGCCGAGCGATTCATGACTCAGGAATTACGCGCCTTGGAGGAGCGAATCACGACCGCCGATGTCAAACTGGCGGCCTTGGAGCAAGAAGTCTTTGGGGCCGTGTTGAGCCGATTATCCGCCGAGGCCCATCGGCTGGAAAAAATCGCGTCGCAACTCGCGTTAATCGACGTGATCGCCGGACTTGCCGAGACCGCCGCCTTGCATCGCTACACGAAGCCGCTCGTCGATAACAGTGGGGGCATCGCCATACGAGAAGGTCGCCATCCGATCGTTGAGCAGCTTCGAGATGATCGTTCCTTCGTGCCGAATGACACGGTGCTTGATCTCGAAGACCATCGCCTCCATATCCTGACCGGCCCGAACATGGCGGGGAAAAGCACCTATCTTCGGCAGGTGGCCTTGATCGTCTTGATGGCGCAACTGGGGAGTTTCGTGCCGGCGACCTCCGCGCACATCGGTGTAGTGGATCGCATTTTCACTCGCGTCGGCGCCTCGGATAATCTGTCCGGCGGTCTCAGCACCTTCATGGTGGAAATGGTCGAAACCGCACACATTCTCAACAATGCAACCCCGCGAAGTTTGATCCTCCTCGATGAGATCGGCCGCGGAACAAGCACCTACGACGGTCTGAGCATCGCGTGGGCCGTGGCGGAATACATCCACGACCGAGGAAAGCTGGGAGCCCGCACCCTCTTCGCAACCCACTATCACGAATTGGCTCAACTTGCGCTTCAGCGGGAGGGAATCAAAAACTATCGCGTGGCGGTACAGGAACGGGACGGGGACGTGATCTTCCTTCACAAAATTATTGAAGGAGGAGCCGATCGAAGTTACGGCATCCACGTGGCCAAGCTGGCGGGATTACCCGATTGCGTGATCGAACGAGCGACCGCCATCTTATCGCAGTTGGAGGAGCCGGAGGCCCGCCTCACTCAACGAGACGGTGGCCCGTCAGGCTCTCCGCTCCAACCATCCCCGCAACCTCATTCTTTGGCCGGGAGCGAGAAGCAGATGGACCTGTTCGCTTCGTAA
- the pnp gene encoding polyribonucleotide nucleotidyltransferase: protein MVHSVEIEIAGRILRLETGRVAKQADGSIWASYGDTVVLATAVAAQTAKPGTDFLPLTVDYQEKTYAAGKIPGGYFKREGRPSEKEILTSRLIDRPLRPLFPEGYYFETQVIASVLSADKTGSSDVIGITAAAAALSVSPIPFLGPVAGVKIGRVNGRFIVNPDLDTMEKSELHLVVAGTADAVMMVEGGADELPEAVMLEALELAHAEIKKIVAKISELAEKVGNKKRTVQAEAIDPALAEKVKETVAQSIRDAIMIPNKTARQERLDQVLEQAIEQLKDPDNPDSERHIRIVFHGLEYSEVRNMILEKGTRADGRGPADIRPITCEVGVLPRTHGSALFTRGETQSLAVVTLGTTDDEQRIDALEGEYTRAFMLHYNFPPFSVGEARPLRSPGRREVGHGALAERALRPVIPGKEGFPYTLRIVSEILESNGSSSMATVCGGTLAMMDAGVPIKEPVAGIAMGLIKEGDRVMILSDILGLEDHLGDMDFKVCGTKNGVTALQMDIKIGGITTELMLRALEQARVGRIHILEHMSKALSGARPNLSPFAPRIFTMKVKQDKIREIIGQGGKTIRSIQADCGVKVNVEDSGIVTIASSDEASLQKARDIIARLTEEVEVGKIYLGTVKKIMDFGAFVEVLPGVDGLVHISQLAHHRVKAVSDEVAEGDQVLVKVLEIDKQGKIRLSRKDAMPVPGEGEGGAKG from the coding sequence ATGGTGCATTCGGTTGAAATCGAAATCGCAGGCCGCATCCTCCGGTTGGAAACCGGGAGGGTCGCCAAGCAAGCGGACGGGTCGATATGGGCGTCGTACGGAGATACGGTGGTTTTGGCCACGGCCGTGGCGGCGCAGACGGCGAAGCCGGGAACGGATTTTCTCCCGCTGACCGTCGATTATCAGGAAAAGACCTACGCGGCCGGAAAAATTCCGGGAGGGTACTTTAAACGCGAGGGGCGGCCGTCCGAGAAAGAAATACTCACGAGCCGTCTCATCGATCGCCCTTTGAGACCTCTGTTCCCGGAAGGATATTACTTTGAAACGCAGGTGATCGCGTCCGTGCTTTCAGCGGACAAGACCGGCTCGTCGGACGTGATCGGGATTACGGCTGCGGCCGCCGCCTTATCCGTTTCGCCGATTCCATTTCTGGGGCCGGTCGCCGGTGTAAAGATCGGGCGTGTCAACGGCCGATTCATCGTGAACCCCGACCTTGACACCATGGAAAAGAGCGAACTGCATTTGGTGGTGGCCGGGACCGCCGACGCCGTGATGATGGTGGAAGGCGGAGCCGATGAATTGCCGGAAGCCGTCATGCTCGAAGCGCTCGAGCTGGCTCACGCCGAAATTAAAAAGATCGTCGCGAAGATCTCGGAGTTGGCCGAAAAAGTCGGCAATAAGAAACGAACGGTTCAAGCGGAAGCGATCGATCCGGCGCTGGCGGAGAAAGTGAAAGAGACGGTGGCGCAGTCCATTCGCGACGCCATTATGATCCCCAATAAGACGGCTCGCCAGGAGCGCTTGGATCAGGTGCTGGAGCAGGCGATCGAACAACTCAAGGATCCGGACAATCCGGACAGCGAGCGCCATATCAGAATCGTGTTCCATGGGTTGGAGTACTCGGAAGTTCGGAATATGATCCTTGAAAAAGGCACGCGTGCGGACGGCCGAGGTCCCGCGGATATCAGGCCGATCACGTGCGAAGTGGGAGTGCTCCCCCGCACGCACGGGTCCGCCCTGTTCACGCGCGGTGAAACGCAGAGTCTGGCGGTGGTCACGCTTGGCACGACGGACGATGAGCAGCGGATCGACGCGTTGGAGGGCGAATACACGAGGGCTTTTATGCTCCATTACAACTTCCCGCCGTTCAGTGTCGGTGAAGCGCGTCCCCTTCGATCGCCGGGCCGGCGGGAGGTCGGCCATGGAGCCTTGGCCGAGCGAGCGTTGAGACCGGTGATTCCCGGCAAAGAAGGCTTTCCGTACACGCTCCGGATCGTCTCGGAGATTCTGGAGTCCAATGGATCTTCTTCTATGGCGACCGTGTGCGGTGGAACCCTCGCGATGATGGACGCGGGGGTGCCGATCAAGGAACCGGTCGCCGGAATCGCGATGGGGCTTATCAAGGAAGGGGACCGCGTGATGATCCTGTCCGATATTCTCGGTCTCGAGGACCATCTCGGCGATATGGATTTCAAAGTGTGCGGGACGAAAAACGGCGTGACAGCGTTGCAGATGGACATCAAGATCGGGGGGATTACGACGGAGCTGATGCTTCGGGCGTTGGAGCAGGCCCGCGTCGGACGGATTCACATACTGGAGCACATGAGCAAAGCGCTTTCCGGCGCTCGCCCTAACTTGTCGCCGTTCGCGCCGCGCATCTTTACGATGAAGGTCAAGCAAGACAAAATTCGGGAAATCATCGGTCAAGGAGGGAAAACGATTCGGAGCATCCAAGCCGATTGCGGCGTCAAGGTGAACGTCGAAGACAGCGGCATCGTCACGATTGCGTCTTCGGATGAGGCGTCGCTGCAAAAGGCCCGAGACATCATCGCCCGACTCACCGAAGAGGTGGAAGTCGGCAAGATCTACTTGGGCACGGTGAAAAAGATCATGGATTTCGGAGCGTTCGTCGAAGTGTTGCCGGGCGTTGACGGATTGGTCCACATTTCGCAGTTGGCGCACCATCGGGTGAAGGCCGTGTCGGATGAAGTGGCCGAAGGCGATCAAGTGCTGGTGAAGGTGCTGGAAATCGACAAGCAGGGCAAGATTCGACTCAGCCGAAAAGATGCGATGCCGGTTCCCGGCGAGGGTGAAGGCGGTGCAAAGGGGTAA
- the rpsO gene encoding 30S ribosomal protein S15, with protein MALQKEAKAALIAQHRRHEKDSGSPEVQIAVLTNRITYLTEHFKTHKKDHHSRRGLLQLVGRRRRLLDYLRDIDHAGYRALIDRLGIRK; from the coding sequence ATGGCCCTACAGAAAGAAGCGAAAGCAGCATTGATCGCACAGCATCGGAGGCATGAAAAAGATTCCGGATCGCCGGAGGTTCAAATTGCGGTACTGACCAACCGCATTACCTACTTGACCGAGCATTTCAAGACCCACAAGAAGGACCATCATTCCCGCCGAGGATTGTTGCAATTGGTCGGGCGTCGGCGTCGGCTGCTGGATTACCTCCGCGACATTGATCATGCCGGGTATCGGGCGCTCATTGATCGACTGGGCATTCGAAAGTAA